The window GAGaatacctattcgaccttccatgCCACCATTATTGTCctacaacaacaatatagggcacataaattcaccaagttttcggatttgatctctgttttacttcttgctgaaaagcagaaccagcttttgatgaagaaccATCAAACTCGATCCACTGGCTCGAACGTCGATCCTGAAGCGCATGCGAGCTATTCTAGCAGCCATAAGCGACAAAAGAATCATCGTGGTCGTGGCAATGGGCGGCAAGCCCAACCACGAGCCCAAGGTCATCGTGGTCGTGgcgatggtttgttgagtatttacacactcaagggagactgttgcagtcatatttagaatagaaatgtgattgtgtaaatcctagggaatctgggaaagtattatatattctcattaggattagattacctattaaatgttgtaattctAAATGGAAATATTTTACCAtttctactataaataaaggcacaatagggTGAATCAAACAaatctcacaattaaatcaatctctcttctccctaAAGCTTGCCGCACCCCTCTCTCTAACTCTAGATCgctcaatcaaataggcctaaaacaaaaatataattttagtaaaaagaaaattaatgaaaagggcttgaaaactttgagttttaattataaggaaaaaataaagggtaaagtgaatagtatcatgattgattttttttagtgtaaaaatatgatttttcgttaaaatgaacattactgtaaatttttcgttaaaactcttaattaattaatcgcAATATGTAAGAATTGAGGAACAACGAAAAGCACGACGTCGTTCGCGTCATACTTTGAAGCGCGAAGCGTCACTTTCACCTGAGAGAAGAAATTAAAAGCATCGAATTTCTGGACCGATTTATCAGaaataaatagaaagaaaatcGGCTGaataaataatagaaaaataaaagaattaggGTTCTTCGTTCTGATAGTACGAATTTGAAGctccttcttcttcaattcCAACCCAGGTACGCAGCTCCTATGATCCCCTGTTTCTTTCTCcaatttcttcatatttttctaGTTTACGGGAAAAAAGATATGATTTTGTACGATGCCGcctaaaatttcaatttttttgataCAATCGTTTGCGGCAGATGCGCAGAGTCGTAAATTTTACTTTTGACTGATTAGTTTACCGCTATACGATTTTCTGTTCTTGCTTCTtgccctaatttttttatttatattttttagtttttctgttttattttttgttggatGAGTAGAAATTTTACTGCTTTTGTACTTAGAAATGAGTGATACCGAAGAGAAGGAGGAAACTGGACATGAATTGCCAGTTGATGCTTCAAATAATGGGAAACCAGAAAATGATCATAACGAGCAGAATAATTCTCCGAATTCTGGAGATTCTGGACCGGTCCAGGAAACCCCGAATCCTGCTGAAAATGGCGAAGTTCTACCCAATAAGACAGACGTGGAGATGACCGCTGATGATAACACTAATGTAGAAGTAGAACCACTGTCCATTTCGCAGCAATCCGATAGGGATTTGCCTCCTCCATCAGTCACAATAAATGGTGGGGACGAACAATTAGTCAAGCTAGATATCGAACCTTTAAAGGAGGAGGGCGAACAATTAGTCAAGCCAGATACTGAATCCTTAAAGGATGATGGCGATCAGTTAGTCAAGCAAGATACTGAACCCGTAGCTGGTGCCAAGAGTGTTGAAGCCCAGGATTTGCCTCAAAGTAATAGTCATGGCTGTGAGGATGGCAACATGGTTTCCACAAGTCTTGCAGAGACTGCTAAACCCACTGTTGGTGTTAAAAATGAAGTTTCTCAAGTGCCGGAGCAGGAATCTGGTGATCCCGTGGAAGAAAGTGGAACTGTGAGTCATAAGGAACCTGTTACGGCTCATGCCGGATCTTCTGATATAAAGGCTGATTCTGGGAGCGGGGAAGAATTGAAGAATAAGGTGGATGAAAATGATATTACTACACCCAAAAGTAATGGAACCCCAAACTCAAAGGGCATGTTCCTTTTAGATGACAGTGACATGTATGAAGGTAATGGTTCTGGAACAGAAGAGGAGCAATCAGTTTTCATGAAGGAGGTGGAAAATTTCTTTAAGGAGAGGAACATGGAATTTAAACCTCCTAAGTTTTATGGAGAGGGTTTGAATTGCCTTAAGTAAGTCTATTCTCATCATTTTTACTGGTTCTGTATTGTTTACTAATTATATGAATGTTAATTATTTTGGCTAATGCATTTCAACTTTTTACTGGGATAAGGCTTTGGAGAGGTGTGACAAGATTGGGTGGCTATGATAAGGTGTGGAGTCTGCATTTTTATTCATATAGTTTAGACACTTATATATAATATGAGTTTTCATTTCCAGAATTATAGTGTTTTCTTGTTGGAAGCTCATATATAATCTGGCTGCTTATTGAAGGTGACCTCAAATAAGTTGTGGCGGCAAGTGGGAGAAGCGTTTAGACCTCCaaagtaaggaacaacatcTGCTCAACTCCATTATTATTTACGTAGTGCAAGCTCCATTACTTGGAGATGTGGAAATTTTAGAAGTGCTGTAGTTTGTGGACATGAACGAAGAAAATCCACCCTCCTTAATTCTCTAATAGATATAATCTATGAACACTGAAATTGGGGGACTTCTTTCATTGGCAATACGTTGTTGGTCATTTGGTTCTCCTTTGTTATTCGTAAGGGTCAACTTTGAGATGTTTATGTCTGCCATATTGTTGTGCAAAAAGTCCTTGCTAAAAAGAACATAAAACGTAGATCTATGAAGCATGATAAAAACTTGAAGTAAAGTTAATGTGTTTCTAGGTGTGAAATTTCTTTAGTTCCTATTTAACCCCATCATGATTTGCTGTCTTAGAAAGTGGGAAAGGGGTGGTGTGAGGAGTGGATTAAAAAGGTCCAATAATGTTTACTATGTGTTATAAGATAGTTAAGTTATTTTTCTATTTCTGCTGCAGGACATGCACTACAGTTTCATGGACATTTCGAGGTTTCTATGAGAAGGTATGTGTGCACACACTTGATTGCAAGCTGCATCTTTCTTATGGATTCTCCATAGGTTATTAGTTGCTATGTGTTTGTAATTTCCCACCTGTTCAAATTTGATACTGGATCAAGAATTATGGGATCGGGCAACCATAATCGTAGACTCAATTGCCTCCTATGATTGAGCAAATCTGGGTCTGTCCATCTTCTTGGTGGTTGACCATGTGGATATGTGCTTGAGTGGCCTGTGCtggaaattaattataaaagcTTCTATTCGAGTCACTTGTGGTCGCCTCAGTATTTTTATAAGTCCATTATGTCAAATCCCCTTTTAACAGTGATTTGTTAAATATCTTCCTTGGAGTATAACATAATGTTTATATGTTATTCATTATTGGTTGTTCTTGTGTGACTTCAGGCACTCCTAGATTATGAAAGGCATAAATTTGGTACTGAACCACCAATCTCTTCCCTGCCAGAGCCTATGAATATTGATAACCAGGTAAGTTGTGATCTTATGACCCGGGATCTTTTGGTAATGTTTTGTGTATTACTGTATTAGATGATTTTGTGGCGTTTATTTTTATCCCTATTCGGTGGCATGGTGTTTATGCCATTTTGTTCATCTCATGGTAAAATGTTTCATTGAATGAAAATGGTATCCATGTACTGCCGAGAACGTATACATTCATTGTTATTCGCATGAAAAATTTCGACACAGTGAACCATGGCATGTCAACCTTGAAAATTGGTGCAGTTGGTTGCTCAACAAGGAGTTTCTTCAACGACCCCAACACTTAATGCATGCTTGTGGTAATTAGTCTGCAGGGTCAGGTCGAGCAAGAAGGGATGCCGCGGCACGTGCCATGCAGGGATGGCACTCACAACGTATCACTGGGAGTGGTGAAGTCAGTGACCCTATCATAAAGGTCTGGAAAGTATAAAGATTTTTGccctcattttttatttttattttttttttcattctctcCATGTAGAAGTTGGTTCTGATATAGTACTACCATCTCTTCTGTTTCTTTAGGATAAAAATGCTATTTCTTTGCAAAAGCGTGAAAAACAGCTTAAAAGCATTGGTATGGCCTCTCAGTGGAACTGGTGTCctttgtaataatataattggtaTATATGGTGTCTTTTGTAATAATATAGTTGGTATATAACTTCTCACCTCAGATTTTGTATGTTGACTTCAGGTTCACTTAAAAGAAAGAAGCCACCTTTTGTGGAGCATGTGGTAAAAGCTGCACGTACTAAAGAATCTAAGTTACAGTTGAGATAATgttctatttttatttcatttgtcTATATCCAATATATCAGGAAATTTTTCAGTGACAGTACACAGTCGACATGTTATCATAGTGTTAACTTGGCTTTTTTTTGTCCGTTTGGGTAGATTGGATGTAGATGTGGTCGATCTTGGACCTCCAGCGGATTGGGTGAAGATCAATGTGCAGAGAACTGTAAGTTTATCCAATACATGTTTGAACACAAGGAAATTTGCATCTGTGGAATTTTCGAGCACCATCCAGTATAATGAGATGTGTCATTTTTGCAGAAAGATTGTTTTGAGGTCTATGCTTTAGTTCCAGGGCTTCTCCGTGAGGAGGTAAGTTTACATGTTCCTGAATCCGTCGCTCTCCTTCCTTTTGCTTTGCTACCGTACGATTCTTTGCATTCTTATAGAGATCATTTGTATATTCTTTTAGAAGACATGGATGCAATCGTTTCTTTTGTTATGTTCTTATTAAGGTGGGAATGGCAGTAAATCATAAGCCACGTTATAAAAACAGGAAGTAGCATAGTTGAAAGATGTTCAGACAAATTTGGGCCCCTTTGGGAGGATCACAAAACCACAGCCAATTTGTGCTGCACTCAACTAACTGCTTTGAGCTGGGGAAAAagggaaaagataaaaaaaaaattgctgtTTAAAAATGAACCAACTTTCATCAATCTcccttttttttaaatgtgaGAACGGAGGAACCCGGCAAGTAGCCTGCTGATAACTTCTCTAGGCTGTTTCTTTGAGAGCTGTCGCTAAATTATGCCTTGGTAGAGTACGTACATGTTTGCATATCAAGGCATCTATTATCAGTTTTTGGATTTTGTACTCATGAAAGGGGAAAAAAAGCTTTAGAATCTAAAATTGAGTTGAGAAGTCCTGCTTGATATTTGTTTGATGTGTAAAATATTAGGTTTCTGTTTCGGTAATTACATTGCTTATCCTATTCTTTTGGAAATCAATCTCAGGTGCGTGTTCAATCAGATCCAGCTGGACGACTGGTTATAAGTGGAGAACCTGAGCATCCTGATAATCCATGGGGTGTCACGGCTTTCAAAAAGGTGTGTTTCTTTTTCTCTGTGGCTGCTGTCTAATGTCAAAAAACTGCTGTCTAATGTCAAAAAACCACGGTCATAAAGATCGGACTTCATATCTTTCACTTTAGCTTTCTTGACATGTTACAGGCTTAAACATTTTTAAACAGCAAAGGTGATTGATATGGTATTTGGCTTCGTGAACAGGTTGTCACCTTACCATCAAGAATTGATCCACACCAGACATCAGCTGTGGTCACCCTGCACGGGCAGTTGTTTGTTCGTGTTCCGTTCGAGCAGTCGGATCAGTAGCATTTCATGATGCCTGTCCATGCTTGACCATCAGGCTCTTCTGTAGAAATTAGACAGACTCTAGCAACCGTAATCAGGCCAAGTTAGCTAGTTTAGTTGGTTATAATCCACTAGGTCAGTACAGGTTATAACCTAACCGTTGTACTTATTTACCAACATGTTCAGTTACATGGCTAGGAATCCTCttcttcattcattttcttgaaGATGTAACATTATTTCGGGAAGATACGCACTCAGATACGTGTTGAGCGCGCATGTTCGACTGCTATGTTGAATTTGTGCTCTTCAGATCAATCATATCTAAGTTTTTAAAGATGAAAGATGAAGATAAATAACAGATCAATGAATGTCAcagccaaaaaataataatgattaCTATAAGACTGCCCCATTTGAAGATAATTGTACATTCTGAAAGGGCATTTCGTAAGGCAAAAGAAAATGCATTCCGTAAATTTGAGTAACACAGCAAAATCATGAACGGGTTGTAAAACTGGCGATTGACATCATACAAAAGACGGAAACAGGTGACCGAGGACCTTCACGGGCTAGTCGCCATTGATGCCAAGTCCAACTCTTCGTCGGAATCAATCACTTCTTCGAAATTGTAAAAGGGGTTTGCCTGCAATGGAAGCTCCAAGTAAGAAcgaaaatattttaaacatgaACATTCGACTCCAACGCGAAACTAAAAACTACCTTTGGTCTTGGAGTGATTGCTTCAAAGCTATGAAATACAGGATTATCGAAGTTCGGGGGTTCTAGAACAATGTAAGCCCCTTTATTTCTGTACCTCTCTTCTGTCCCCTGAGTgacagaggaaaaaaaaaaaaaaaaaagtgatattAATTGATATGAAAACATTAGCGTGTTGGTACGAGTCAGGTTCTAATGTCCAGTGACAACGAAAGCACAATATAATAAACTCGAAGACTCAATCAAGAGTAAAGAAAGGATAGCAGCATACCTCAATGGAGATGGAACAGTTAAACGAATAATCAATTGCCATACATTTCAACACGCAAAAGCACATTTCACGTGCTGTGTGACATACACAAAAGCACAAAAGCACCATTTTGAATGACATGTTTAACAGCACCCAATCTACTTTAAAAGGGGATGGATATAAGAAGGAAACATGTAAAAGCCCATCAACACAATCATACATGCATCAAGTAAACTTTGCAGCGCAATTTGGCAAAGGAAAACCGTATACTGCCAACAGCCAATAAATGAACagttatgccaagaattcactaaAAACCGAGTTAGTGAATACCAATCTCAAAGAATGCTACACAAACCTGGAATTGTGGGTAGTCTGGAGCACTAAACAAAGTAATCAGCTTCCCGGACTCCACAATGTGATCTATGGTGTAACCGTTATCCATCCCACCAAGACCTGGCCGCTTTTCCCGCGCATCTGGACCTTCATGCGATCTGATAATCAACTGTCGTTTTAACAAATATAGAATAACCCAAATCTTAGTATTGCATCTCGACTATGATTGCTAGTCATGCAAATATAACACAACTAAACGTAAAAAGAGAGTAGAAAGAAATCATCACATGCTTATTGTGGGAGAGAAACATAAAGTGCAACAGCCTCTGAGCAGTTTAGAAACATTACAGCTGCTAGTCATTTTTAAAGAGAATTAAAAACTAGGTATTTTCTTTCTTAACTAGTAAAATTCTAACGAAAGACATAGTCGAACCCTACCAACCATCTACCTATTGAGCCAAGGCCAAGGTGGTTAAAAATTATCAAAGCCAACAACAAACCCATAAGCACCTCCATACTCATACACAAGCCTTAACTGTCATCACGTAACTAGGACATACAAAAATACTCGGTGGTAATAACCTATTTGTCATCAACCCTATATTAGGGTTGCAAATTGATCATCCGGCTGATATTATTTCGACTAACCAGCTTAACATGGCTAGTAAATGCTAAGTTAACGCGTTGTCGACCCTTTGCCAccatatttgaaaacaaaatgttaCCCTAAATTTAAATTCTCAAAAGGAAAAATAGTTATTGGCTAATTGCTATCCAGCCATCACTGCACTTGGAACACAGCAGtaccaaaattaaattaaaagtttTGTTCCAAAAAAAGAAACGTGATTTGTCTCGATTTGTCTCTAGATTACAATTGAAGCATGCAATGCTTTGCAGTCGTATTACGTTATCAATTGAACGCATCACTTAGCAACGAAGAAGAAGCAATTCACCATAAagcaaacaagaaaaaacatACTCTTAAAAATCAAAGTATCAACATTATATCCTAAAATGAATATTTTTCCATAAGTACTGTGTAAGTAAACTAACACTCAATTGCCTAAGACTAGAAATGTAGATTCCCAATCTTGCTATTACCTTGAGTTGAAACTTCTTGAGAAAATCCTCAG of the Pyrus communis chromosome 1, drPyrComm1.1, whole genome shotgun sequence genome contains:
- the LOC137733990 gene encoding AT-rich interactive domain-containing protein 6-like, with amino-acid sequence MSDTEEKEETGHELPVDASNNGKPENDHNEQNNSPNSGDSGPVQETPNPAENGEVLPNKTDVEMTADDNTNVEVEPLSISQQSDRDLPPPSVTINGGDEQLVKLDIEPLKEEGEQLVKPDTESLKDDGDQLVKQDTEPVAGAKSVEAQDLPQSNSHGCEDGNMVSTSLAETAKPTVGVKNEVSQVPEQESGDPVEESGTVSHKEPVTAHAGSSDIKADSGSGEELKNKVDENDITTPKSNGTPNSKGMFLLDDSDMYEGNGSGTEEEQSVFMKEVENFFKERNMEFKPPKFYGEGLNCLKLWRGVTRLGGYDKVTSNKLWRQVGEAFRPPKTCTTVSWTFRGFYEKALLDYERHKFGTEPPISSLPEPMNIDNQSAGSGRARRDAAARAMQGWHSQRITGSGEVSDPIIKDKNAISLQKREKQLKSIGSLKRKKPPFVEHVVKAARTKESKLQLDVDVVDLGPPADWVKINVQRTKDCFEVYALVPGLLREEVRVQSDPAGRLVISGEPEHPDNPWGVTAFKKVVTLPSRIDPHQTSAVVTLHGQLFVRVPFEQSDQ